The following coding sequences lie in one Mycobacterium gordonae genomic window:
- a CDS encoding TIGR03618 family F420-dependent PPOX class oxidoreductase, translating into MTTLDDAVALATSENGLAVISTARADGTVQASLVNVGLLPHPAGGQPVLGFTTYGKVKLANLRARPQLAVTFRTGWQWATVEGRAELAGPDDAPTWLTDPDLLRLLLRNVFTAAGGTHDDWDEYDRVMAQERRAVVLIEPSRVYSNR; encoded by the coding sequence ATGACAACTCTCGACGACGCGGTGGCATTGGCAACGTCCGAAAACGGCCTCGCGGTGATCTCCACCGCCCGCGCCGACGGCACCGTGCAGGCATCGCTGGTCAACGTCGGCCTGTTGCCGCATCCGGCCGGGGGACAACCCGTCCTCGGCTTCACGACCTACGGGAAGGTCAAGCTGGCCAACCTGCGTGCCCGGCCACAGCTGGCGGTCACCTTCCGCACCGGCTGGCAATGGGCCACCGTGGAAGGCCGCGCGGAGTTGGCCGGCCCGGACGACGCACCCACCTGGCTCACCGATCCAGACTTGTTGCGTCTGCTGCTGCGTAATGTCTTCACCGCGGCCGGTGGCACCCACGACGACTGGGACGAGTACGACCGGGTCATGGCGCAGGAGCGGCGCGCGGTGGTGTTGATCGAGCCGAGCCGGGTGTACAGCAACCGATAG